From one Solanum lycopersicum chromosome 12, SLM_r2.1 genomic stretch:
- the LOC101264103 gene encoding protein MLN51 homolog produces MTGTGTGTGGEDVDYESDPEEAMLSLKMRRREASDDEDGGGESGKTEKPLRSIDSDDESEGQGAAAVYEDDEEYVEEEEEEEELYGEVEAVVEEAAEGVKEVVEQGGGSTPGVVDRDEHDLPQEEEKKENEPYAVPKTGAFYMHDDRFGDNVGGRQKRMSGGRRLWESKDDRKWGHDKFEELTVEQRNYDDDRRISRGRYRGRGRMRGADSGASQGRKPRAYINGNDQTKDNNQNIQSNPSKAIRGRGPRRYRQSFKDNADAPPPPNKQSGQSVDKPSRYSTNEASASVSDLEKDAVTAANQRSMSRLNYASPPFYPSSSSSKETTITHKREMQTETSNHSVQPSLLGERAASAQSTAIIRKDPNDSFGINKLNIDDSIPAVAGKPSSSLQLSPGLSSSMKSTHPQASRGQGRGFNASPHRNYQSPVRNNQVNSVSLPTQLHPAQRYSAQSRGQPFLQVTGQQLVQQTGAGSQVSSPPKTAQVMNTCEPGELAFTSESNKLTSSVVAKGKGSLQGPGRGYGAHIVGAPGNMGSGHSNQKFSGTPTFLPVVQFGGQHPGGVGVPAVGMAFPGYVGQPGNSEMTWLPVLAGAAGALGTQYCSPYVTADGAYHPLPSGQISSLGAAPIKENKTSKQNSELKPQQSPPEFTNDDFRLRQKNPRRYTEMKFDQ; encoded by the exons ATGACGGGAACGGGAACAGGAACAGGAGGGGAAGATGTTGATTACGAGAGCGATCCGGAGGAAGCGATGCTGTCGTTGAAGATGAGGCGGAGAGAGGCAAGTGATGATGAGGACGGAGGTGGAGAAAGTGGAAAAACAGAAAAGCCCTTAAGGAGTATTGATTCTGATGATGAGTCGGAGGGGCAAGGTGCTGCGGCGGTGTACGAGGATGATGAGGAGTATgtagaggaggaggaggaggaagaagaattGTACGGGGAAGTTGAGGCTGTGGTTGAGGAAGCGGCTGAGGGAGTGAAGGAAGTTGTTGAGCAAGGAGGAGGTTCTACTCCAGGGGTTGTTGATAGAGATGAACATGATTTGCCGcaggaagaagagaaaaaagaaaatgaacccTATGCTGTGCCCAAGACTGGAGCTTTTTATATGCACGATGATAGGTTTGGAGACAATGTAGGCGGGCGACAGAA acGAATGTCTGGCGGAAGAAGGTTATGGGAATCAAAAGATGATCGTAAATGGGGCCATGACAAGTTTGAAGAGTTGACTGTGGAGCAGAGGAATTACGACGAT GATAGGAGAATATCAAGGGGTCGCTATCGAGGTCGTGGTAGGATGCGAGGGGCTGATAGTGGAGCTTCACAAGGAAGAAAACCCAGAGCGTACATCAATGGTAATGATCAGACTAAGGATAATAACCAGAACATTCAGAGTAATCCTTCAAAAGCTATCAGAGGTCGGGGACCAAGGAGGTACAGACAATCTTTTAAGGATAACGCTGACGCACCTCCTCCACCAAACAAGCA ATCTGGTCAGTCCGTTGACAAACCTTCACGTTATAGCACAAATGAAGCATCTGCTTCTGTATCAGATTTAGAAAAAGATGCTGTTACAGCTGCAAATCAAAGGTCTATGTCAAGATTGAATTATGCTTCTCCTCCATTTTATCCCTCTAGCTCTTCCAGTAAAGAGACTACAATAACACACAAGAGGGAAATGCAAACTGAGACAAGTAATCACAGTGTTCAGCCTTCTCTTTTGGGCGAACGTGCTGCTTCTGCACAATCAACTGCAATAATCCGGAAGGATCCGAATGATTCGTTTGGCATAAACAAGCTTAATATTGATGATTCTATTCCTGCAGTTGCTGGGAAGCCTTCATCCAGTTTGCAGTTGTCACCGGGGTTGTCTTCATCAATGAAGTCTACTCATCCCCAGGCATCGAGAGGCCAAGGAAGAGGATTTAATGCATCACCACATAGGAATTATCAATCGCCTGTGCGCAATAATCAAGTCAATAGTGTTTCTCTGCCAACCCAGCTCCACCCTGCACAACGATATTCTGCTCAAAGTCGAGGACAACCTTTTCTGCAAGTAACTGGTCAGCAGTTAGTACAGCAAACGGGTGCTGGATCTCAAGTTTCATCTCCCCCCAAAACAGCACAAGTTATGAATACTTGTGAACCTGGAGAGCTTGCATTTACTTCAGAGTCCAATAAATTAACGAGTTCCGTGGTTGCAAAAGGGAAAGGCAGTCTTCAGGGTCCTGGAAGGGGATATGGGGCTCACATTGTAGGTGCACCTGGAAACATGGGTAGTGGTCACAGTAATCAGAAGTTTTCTGGGACTCCAACCTTTCTTCCAG TCGTGCAATTTGGAGGCCAGCACCCAGGTGGCGTTGGAGTTCCTGCTGTTGGCATGGCCTTCCCTGGATATGTTGGTCAACCGGGCAATTCCGAAATGACATG GTTGCCAGTTTTAGCTGGTGCTGCTGGAGCACTAGGCACACAATACTGTTCACCATATGTTACTGCGGATGGTGCTTACCATCCTCTCCCTAGTGGGCAGATATCATCTCTCGGTGCTGCTCCAAT CAAAGAGAATAAGACAAGTAAACAAAATAGTGAACTGAAGCCCCAACAGAGCCCGCCTG AGTTCACAAATGATGACTTCAGACTGCGACAGAAGAATCCTCGCAG ATATACAGAAATGAAGTTTGACCAATGA
- the LOC101263795 gene encoding deoxypodophyllotoxin synthase: MAFQVEPKLPIIEFTNETLRSGTTSWLSTSREIRCALEEYGCFAAVYKKVMPELREAMFDHCKELFKLPLETKLKNNSDIYGFGYSGKFSTMPLAEFFGIVNGETIDATKDFANKMWPNDNVHKYCEESISYSKLIVELDDTIIRMILECYGIEKHYEALKNSCMYLMRLIKYRSPKNDEKSIGHLPHRDKSFMGIIDTNQVGGLEMQTRDGRWITFHPSSYKTLVIIAGEPFTAWSNGRVYAPIHRVIMKGDEDKYSLALFSFMRGTLEVPEELIDEENPKQFKSFNNFQYLKYCGTHGYKEKDPLKAFCGV; this comes from the exons ATGGCTTTCCAAGTAGAACCAAAACTTCCCATAATTGAGTTCACAAATGAGACCTTGAGGAGTGGCACAACCTCATGGTTATCGACGTCTCGAGAAATCCGATGCGCGTTGGAAGAGTACGGTTGCTTTGCGGCAGTGTACAAGAAAGTCATGCCGGAGCTAAGGGAAGCCATGTTTGATCATTGCAAGGAGTTGTTTAAACTTCCCTTAGAAACTAAACTCAAAAATAATAGTGATATTTATGGTTTTGGTTATAGTGGGAAATTTAGCACTATGCCTCTAGCTGAATTTTTTGGTATCGTCAATGGAGAAACTATTGATGCAACTAAGGATTTTGCTAACAAGATGTGGCCAAATGACAACGTTCATAAATACTG TGAAGAATCgatttcatattcaaaattaattgttgAACTAGACGATACGATTATTCGTATGATATTGGAGTGTTATGGCATAGAGAAACATTATGAAGCTCTAAAAAATTCATGTATgtatttgatgagattaattaaatatcgaagcccaaaaaatgatgaaaaaagtaTAGGTCATTTACCTCATAGAGATAAATCATTTATGGGAATTATTGACACTAATCAAGTTGGAGGTTTGGAGATGCAAACAAGAGATGGCAGATGGATTACTTTTCATCCCTCTTCTTATAAGACTCTTGTAATCATAGCTGGTGAGCCGTTCACG GCATGGAGCAATGGTAGGGTATATGCACCAATCCACAGAGTGATTATGAAAGGAGATGAAGATAAGTATTCACTAGCATTGTTCTCTTTTATGAGAGGGACTCTTGAAGTACCAGAGGAGTTAATTGATGAAGAGAATCCAAAGCAATTTAAGTCATTTAATAACTTCCAATATCTCAAATATTGTGGAACACATGGCTACAAAGAGAAAGATCCCTTAAAAGCTTTTTGTGgtgtttga
- the LOC101264409 gene encoding coatomer subunit beta'-1, translating into MPLRLEIKRKLAQRSERVKSVDLHPSEPWILASLYSGTVCIWNYQTQTMAKSFEVTELPVRSAKFIPRKQWVVAGADDMFIRVYNYNTMDKVKVFEAHTDYIRCVAVHPTLPYVLSSSDDMLIKLWDWEKGWLCTQIFEGHSHYVMQVTFNPKDTNTFASASLDRTIKIWNLGSPDPNFTLDAHLKGVNCVDYFTGGDKPYLITGSDDHTAKVWDYQTKSCVQTLEGHTHNVSAVCFHPELPIIITGSEDGTVRIWHSTTYRLENTLNYGLERVWAIGYMRSSRRVVIGYDEGTIMVKLGREVPVASMDNSGKVIWAKHNEVQTVNIKSVGADYEVADGERLPLAVKELGSCDLYPQNLKHNPNGRFVVVCGDGEYIIYTALAWRNRSFGSALEFVWSSDGEYAVRESTSKIKIFSKSFQEKKSIRPTFSAERIYGGTLLAMCSNDFICFYDWAECRLIRRIDVNVKNLYWADSGDLVAIASDTSFYILKYNRDVVSAHLDSGKSVDEQGVEEAFELLNEINERVRTGIWVGDCFIYNNSSWRLNYCVGGEVTTMFHLDRPMYLLGYLANQSRVFLIDKEFNVVGYTLLLGLIEYKTLVMRGDWDRANEVLPSIPKEHHNSVAHFLESRGMIEEALEVATDPDYRFELAIQLGKLEIAKEIAAVAQSESKWKQLGDLAMSSGKLEMAEECLKHANDLSGLLLLYSSLGDAEGITLLASLAKEHGKNNVAFLCMFMLGKVEECIQLLIDSNRIPEAAFMARSYLPSKVPEIVSIWRKDLSKVNQKAAEALADPEEYPNLFEHWQIAHAVEARVAEERGVYPPAADYGNCADRPTTNLVEAFSNLRMDEEPHENGVLDHEDAELNGDEVLERGEDDLQQEGQEERGEDDLQQEGQEEAVVVDADSTDGAVLVNGNEGDEEYVLTPHH; encoded by the exons ATG CCTCTGAGGTTGGAGATTAAG AGAAAACTTGCTCAAAGATCGGAAAGGGTAAAGTCAGTGGATCTACATCCTTCCGAGCCATG GATATTGGCAAGTTTGTATTCAGGGACTGTATGCATCTGGAACTACCAGACCCAG ACAATGGCTAAATCATTTGAAGTTACTGAATTACCAG TTAGGTCAGCGAAGTTTATACCACGCAAGCAATGGGTTGTTGCTGGTGCTGATGACATGTTTATTCGTGTTTACAATTACAATACCATGGATAAAGTCAAAGTATTCGAGGCACACACAGATTATATTAGGTGTGTGGCTGTCCATCCTACACTTCCATATGTGCTGTCATCATCTGATGACATGCTAATAAAGCTCTGGGATTGGGAGAAGGGATGGTTATGCACTCAAATATTTGAAGGTCATTCCCATTATGTGATGCAAGTTACCTTTAATCCGAAAGACACCAATACTTTTGCTAGTGCATCTCTTGATCGGACTATAAAG ATTTGGAACCTTGGCTCTCCTGATCCAAATTTCACGCTGGATGCTCATCTTAAAGGGGTTAATTGTGTAGACTATTTCACCGGGGGTGATAAACCCTATCTAATCACTGGTTCTGATGATCACACTGCTAAG GTGTGGGACTATCAGACAAAAAGTTGTGTTCAGACTCTTGAAGGCCACACCCACAATGTCTCTGCTGTATGTTTTCATCCCGAGCTTCCGATTATAATTACAGGTTCTGAAGATGGTACTGTTCGTATATGGCACTCAACCACTTATAG ACTTGAGAACACTTTGAATTATGGTCTTGAAAGAGTATGGGCAATTGGTTACATGAGAAGTTCAAGGAG GGTTGTTATTGGTTATGATGAGGGAACCATCATGGTGAAACTTGGCCGAGAAGTACCTGTTGCCAGTATGGATAACAGTGGAAAAGTTATTTGGGCTAAGCACAATGAAGTTCAGACTGTTAACATCAAGAGTGTAGGGGCAGATTACGAG GTTGCTGATGGAGAAAGACTGCCTTTGGCTGTCAAGGAACTGGGATCCTGTGACCTCTACCCACAA AATTTGAAGCATAATCCAAATGGAAGGTTTGTGGTTGTTTGTGGAGATGgagaatatatcatatatactGCTCTAGCTTGGAGAAATAGGTCATTTGGCTCAGCTCTGGAATTTGTTTGGTCTTCGGATGGAGAATATGCTGTGAGGGAAAGTACTTCAAAGATTAAGATCTTCAGCAAAAGTTTCCAG GAGAAGAAGAGCATCCGACCTACTTTCTCTGCTGAGCGCATCTATGGGGGTACTTTATTGGCAATGTGCTCCAATGATTTCATTTGTTTCTATGATTGGGCTGAATGCAGGTTGATACGGAGAATTGATGTTAATGTCAAA AATCTATACTGGGCCGACAGTGGTGATCTGGTGGCAATTGCAAGTGATACATCGTTCTACATACTAAAGTATAAT CGAGATGTGGTGTCTGCACATTTAGATAGTGGAAAATCAGTAGATGAACAAGGTGTTGAAGAAGCTTTTGAACTTCTTAATGAGATCAATGAACGGGTCAGGACTGGGATTTGGGTTGGGGATTGCTTCATTTACAATAATTCTTCCTGGAGACTTAACTATTGTGTTGGTGGTGAG gTGACCACAATGTTTCACCTTGATCGTCCCATGTACCTACTGGGATATCTTGCTAATCAGAGCAGGGTTTTCCTGATTGACAAGGAGTTTAA TGTTGTGGGATATACTTTACTCCTTGGCTTGATTGAGTACAAGACACTTGTGATGCGTGGTGACTGGGACAGAGCAAATGAGGTCTTACCATCAATTCCTAAGGAGCATCACAACAG TGTTGCTCATTTCTTGGAATCACGTGGAATGATAGAGGAAGCATTAGAAGTTGCTACAGACCCTGACTACAGATTTGAACTAGCTATACAGCTGGGTAAATTAGAGATCGCAAAG GAAATTGCGGCAGTGGCACAGAGTGAGTCCAAATGGAAGCAGTTGGGTGACCTAGCCATGTCTAGTGGAAAG CTTGAGATGGCAGAGGAGTGTTTGAAGCATGCAAATGACTTGAGTGGTTTGTTGCTACTCTATTCTTCTCTTGGAGATGCTGAAGGAATAACTCTACTAGCTTCTCTTGCAAAAGAGCACGGGAAAAACAATGTTGCATTCCTTTGCATGTTCATGTTGGGTAAAGTGGAGGAGTGCATTCAGCTGTTGATTGACAG CAATCGGATACCTGAGGCTGCATTTATGGCAAGATCTTATTTGCCTAGTAAGGTTCCTGAAATAGTTTCAATTTGGAGAAAGGACCTCAGTAAG GTTAACCAGAAAGCAGCAGAAGCTTTAGCTGACCCTGAAGAATATCCTAACCTGTTTGAGCACTGGCAAATTGCACACGCTGTTGAAGCTAGAGTTGCGGAGGAAAG GGGTGTCTATCCACCAGCGGCTGATTATGGAAATTGTGCTGATAGACCAACTACTAACCTTGTAGAAGCTTTCAGCAACTTGAGAATGGATGAAGAACCACATGAAAACGGAGTGTTGGATCATGAG GATGCAGAACTGAATGGTGATGAGGTGCTAGAACGGGGTGAAGATGACCTTCAACAAGAGGGCCAAGAAGAACGGGGTGAAGATGACCTTCAACAAGAGGGCCAAGAAGAAGCTGTTGTGGTGGATGCTGACTCTACTGATGGAGCAGTACTCGTTAATGGAAATGAGGGTGATGAAGAGTATG TTCTTACACCACATCATTAG